The following is a genomic window from Sedimenticola thiotaurini.
ACTTAGCGCCAATGTGATTCGCAGTGAAGTGGAGAAGTGTTTTGTGGCAGGTGCAAACGGTTTTCTGGGTAAACCGTTCACACCGGAAGATATGGAAAGCGCCATCAGCGACTGCCTGTCGGAACATGCCGGTGTTGCACGCATCACCAACAAACCGCAACAGAAAACCTATCCGCTTATTGATCCCAAAGTGATGCAGCAGCACCTGGAACTGCTGGGTCCGCAGCCTGCCACCCGAATCATCACAGCCTTTATGGATACAGCCCCCCAAACCATCGAGACACTGCGACAGGCGTTGGACAACAGGGCATATGCAGACGTGGCTGACCAGGCCCACAGCTTGAAAAGCGCCGTCGGCAACGTCGGCCTGGTTCACGCCGCCGACCTGGCCAAGCAACTGGAGATCGCCGCCAACGAGCAGAATCAGGATAGATCCCTGGCAATCTACCAGGCACTTGAAACCAACTTCCGACAGTCGCTACGACTACTGCAGGAGGGGTGGGAGAACGTCTTGTCAGATCATGTCGCCTGAGTAGTGAAGAGGGTCCGGATCGCTTTATTCACCGGCTCCGGCAAATACATAACCGACACCGTGTACCGTGATAATCATGGACGGAGCGTGGGGGTCGGGTTCAATCTTGCGCCGGATGCGGCCGATCAGTACGTCTACCGTCCGGTCATTGGGTGCCCAATCCCGGTTACTGGTGTAGTCCAGCAGATTATCCCGGGACATGACGCGGTTGGGATTGTTGACCAGGGCGGAGAGCAACTCAAACTCACCACGGGTCAGACGCACATCCTCTCCCTCTGGTGATTCCAGGCTGCGGGTGTTCATGTTCAGTGACCAGCCGGAGAACTTTTTAATCCGCTCATCACTTTTCGCCATCCGGGCGGCGTTGATTCTGGCCAGCAGGTTCTTGGCACGCACCAGCAGCTCACGGGGATTGAACGGCTTGGTGACATAATCGTCCGCCCCCATCTCCAGCGCCACAATCCGGTCAACCTCATCCGACTTGCCGGTCACCATGATCACGCC
Proteins encoded in this region:
- the torR gene encoding two-component system response regulator TorR — its product is MAGKNHILVVEDDATSRVTLSSYFEKEGYRVTEAVDGEQMRAAFAKGDVDLIMLDIRLPGEDGLTLLRELRQQSTVGVIMVTGKSDEVDRIVALEMGADDYVTKPFNPRELLVRAKNLLARINAARMAKSDERIKKFSGWSLNMNTRSLESPEGEDVRLTRGEFELLSALVNNPNRVMSRDNLLDYTSNRDWAPNDRTVDVLIGRIRRKIEPDPHAPSMIITVHGVGYVFAGAGE